The DNA window atctgtaataaaaaaaattatgaaaaaatgaaaaaatatgaagagaaataaaaaaaaatgaggaaaaataaaagaagatatgtaaaaacaaaaaaagtataaaggTCATAAAAAGGCATAgaaaaagattaaaatatacttaaaaagaatatgacagtagaaaatgaaaaatgttatttttttttcatttgcaaataaaaaaaaaaaaaaaaaaaaaaaaaaaaaaaaaaaacaattgggacttattattttgcaattttgatgaaatataattttcatttagaaGTGAGTACAATAATATGTTCATTTGAATGCATTAATAGCATATAAGGTCGCCCACAAAATGACATATATTTACTGATATAATTAggcatatatacgtatgatATTATCTCTTTCACAAAGTGTGAATAATACTTGTTCCTTTTTCGTTAACTTTTATACTGCACTTCACTTTTCTGCTTAATGGGCTGTCCCTTTAAACCTTCCCTCATGTCACCTCAAATGTATAACCGCTAATGTATAACCGCTAATGTATATCCGCTAAAGTATATCCGCTAAAGTATATCCGCTAAAGTATATCCGCTAATGTATATCCTCTAATGTATATCCTCTAATGTATATGCGTTAACGTGTCACCACTTTTGTGTCACTTCCCAACTACGAGCATATGCTTATTCCACTCCTTACTGTATTATGTTCAGTGTGCCATCCAAGGACCAAGATGCCATCAAGTTCTGACTCATGTTATGTATAATACCTAGTGAATCTTTTTCGTGAATTTTGATTTGAGTTTCCAATTTGGTCGTGTTATAATTAAAGCAATATAAGTTTTGATTTTCTGCTAAGcaatacacatatttataatttggCGATATACATgcacaaataaaattaacaagaTTTTCTTCTTCCTTATCTATTACATTAGTATAggtttttataatttgtccttttaaattcataatataacaaTAGGGAGATTTGGAACAAACTAAAATAAGTTCATCTAATGTTTTACTTATTAATAGGATATTATGAATAGGCggaaaaataatgttttctttaatattataatagacATAAAATGTTGTTATGCATTcacaatttttttgattatatatataaatttttccttCATCTGTTCCACAAATAATTTTCGTATTAtctaatgtatatatggaaGAATGTACTACAGTTGAATGTTTTCTAAATTCTTTCAAACATTTTAAAGATTTCAgtccatatattttaacagtATTATCATAAGAAGATGTTAATATTTGTGTTTGATCTTTATTAAAACTAATTGAAGCAATTGCATTCGTATGTGCATTAATAGTTCTTAGACACGATcctgtttttattttccaaattttaataatccCTTTAGAATCAGcacttaataatatttcatcatCTTTACTAATACATAAACTAACAATGGGATTATCATGCATCATTATATTGTTCTCCTTTTGATAACTTAATTCCATATTTAATTGAGCAGTTAGCCAACTCCATATTTCAATAAACCCATCTGAGGTACCGGTTAtcaaataatcatttttatatgcacatatacaaCATTCAACATTTGAATCATCTCCaaaatttatactttttataattttttctggATATACATCAATGGttgttatttcatttttttcgacatttttaaaaatatcaaattCGCCATTTtgactttttattatattgtgaTAATTTTGCCATTTTAATGCCATACCTAGTAATGCTAACAATCTTGAAGGTGCACAAGAAgttatttcgttatttatcataacacataaattattccttttttcttcctttgtCATTCCatcatataatatacttttactTTCATTCATATTGTTACTATTTATCAGATCAaccaattttttatatttatctgagtatttcttttccatccttttaaatattatgcaCTCATTCATAATCTTTTCAGCCaactctttttctttatattctATTAATTCACATATTAACTGTTCATATAAATTCATCAATGTGTCATCAGACAAATCAATTGTAGTTATATTGAACAATACATTTTTCCAATCTCCTT is part of the Plasmodium malariae genome assembly, chromosome: 14 genome and encodes:
- the PmUG01_14027900 gene encoding alternative splicing regulator, putative, producing the protein MAGSLNVSAPDVIRLILQYLKENNLIRSFYVLQEESNIKLNAVSNVDVLISDINKGDWKNVLFNITTIDLSDDTLMNLYEQLICELIEYKEKELAEKIMNECIIFKRMEKKYSDKYKKLVDLINSNNMNESKSILYDGMTKEEKRNNLCVMINNEITSCAPSRLLALLGMALKWQNYHNIIKSQNGEFDIFKNVEKNEITTIDVYPEKIIKSINFGDDSNVECCICAYKNDYLITGTSDGFIEIWSWLTAQLNMELSYQKENNIMMHDNPIVSLCISKDDEILLSADSKGIIKIWKIKTGSCLRTINAHTNAIASISFNKDQTQILTSSYDNTVKIYGLKSLKCLKEFRKHSTVVHSSIYTLDNTKIICGTDEGKIYIYNQKNCECITTFYVYYNIKENIIFPPIHNILLISKTLDELILVCSKSPYCYIMNLKGQIIKTYTNVIDKEEENLVNFICACISPNYKYVYCLAENQNLYCFNYNTTKLETQIKIHEKDSLGIIHNMSQNLMASWSLDGTLNIIQ